One window of the Chiroxiphia lanceolata isolate bChiLan1 chromosome 30, bChiLan1.pri, whole genome shotgun sequence genome contains the following:
- the ANKRD33 gene encoding photoreceptor ankyrin repeat protein — translation MGDAGAHSAPTPTLCLHRGSDSPQSPPDPPGEAPGPGQGAGPGWARSPRPGRMTDACGGGERAAAPTSSLDDSDPELYYEEEESESSGPSEPSDSSSIFSDDSVYPCYESSAEADGAGFLTLYQCCARNDAKLVWERLESGVTRSEATELDINGRNGLMLACAKGFVDIVPLLRKCPYINVNQQDNDGNTALMMAAQAGHITIVNYLLNYYPALEVDQRDPRGLTALMKAAVQGREDCVTALLLAGADLKAVDAVKGKTAREWANFTGRFETTVRIRTLLRRPRAEQFGSQYRPEWPALAELVAKALSPKSRSRRLLEKICSMFTCSIPCNPEEDGVMDHMVRMTTSLASPFVATACQTVCPDSPPEVGKRRLSVPEILGQHVPDPDADSELSSRPSTGASSCNGQAVMEVPPPRRPGHRFLRFLPLWLRRGNSIFPLGEPVPRIKVSKASGPAPDSREQKPRVKDKHLLKPPQWRYKALKEEKRAAEEAKANGEEKEKKKKKKKKKKR, via the exons ATGGGGGATGCCGGAGCCCACTCGGCTCCCACGCCCACTCTGTGTCTGCACAGGGGCAGTGACagtccccagagcccccctgaccccccgGGAGAGGCTCCTGGCCCCGGGCAGGGCGcggggccaggctgggctcgCTCCCCCCGGCCGGGCCGGATGACAGATGCCTGCGGTGGAGGAGAACGTGCTGCAGCCCCCACTTCCAGCCTGGATGACTCCGACCCGGAGCTGTACTATGAGGAGGAGGAGTCGGAGTCCTCGGGGCCCTCGGAGCCCTcggacagcagcagcatcttctctgATGACTCCGTCTACCCTTGCTACGAGTCCTCCGCGGAGGCCGACGGCGCCGGGTTCCTCACCCTGTAccagtgctgtgccaggaaTGATGCCAAGCTGGTGTGGGAGAGGCTGGAGTCTGGGGTGACCCGCAGCGAGGCCACGGAGCTGGACATCAACGGGAGG AACGGGCTGATGCTCGCCTGCGCCAAGGGCTTCGTGGACATCGTGCCACTGCTGAGGAAGTGCCCCTACATCAACGTCAACCAGCAGGACAACGACGGCAACACGGCCCTCATGATGGCAGCCCAGGCAG GACACATCACCATCGTCAACTACCTCCTCAACTACTACCCCGCGCTCGAGGTGGACCAGCGGGACCCGCGGGGGCTGACGGCGCTGATGAAGGCCGCGGTGCAGGGGCGGGAGGACTGTGTCACCGCCCTGCTCCTGGCGG GGGCTGACCTGAAAGCGGTGGACGCCGTGAAGGGGAAGACGGCCAGGGAATGGGCAAACTTCACCGGCCGCTTCGAGACCACCGTGAGGATCCGGACCCTCCTGCGGCGCCCGCGGGCGGAGCAGTTCGGATCCCAGTACCGGCCCGAGTGGCCGGCCCTGGCCGAGCTGGTGGCCAAGGCCCTGAGCCCCAAatccaggagcaggaggctgctggagaAGATCTGCTCCATGTTCACCTGCAGCATCCCCTGCAACCCCGAGGAGGACGGCGTGATGGACCACATGGTGAGGATGACCACGTCCCTGGCCAGCCCCTTCGTGGCCACCGCTTGCCAAACCGTCTGCCCCGACAGCCCGCCCGAGGTGGGCAAGCGCAGGCTGTCCGTGCCGGAGATCCTCGGGCAGCACGTGCCGGACCCCGACGCCGACTCGGAACTGTCCTCGCGCCCCAGCACCGGCGCGTCCTCCTGCAACGGCCAGGCCGTGATGGAggtgccgccgccgcgccggccGGGCCACCGCTTCCTGCGCTTCCTGCCGCTGTGGCTGCGGCGTGGGAACAGCATCTTCCCCCTTGGGGAGCCCGTCCCCAGGATCAAAGTGAGCAAGGCCTCCGGCCCGGCCCCCGACTCCAGGGAGCAGAAGCCGCGCGTGAAGGACAAGCACCTCCTGAAGCCGCCCCAGTGGAGGTACAAGGCgctgaaggaggagaagagagcGGCCGAGGAGGCCAAGGCCAAcggggaggagaaggagaagaagaagaagaagaaaaagaaaaagaaacgCTAA
- the ACVRL1 gene encoding serine/threonine-protein kinase receptor R3 produces MPCGAGGRAVLALMTLSLGLAADELLCACDVPFCSQPTCTGKVCFVSKRREEGTITQHRGCFSQNILEHCNTPVTEQYGMRCCESRMCNAELEIFLQGEDALGKVPSLPNLLLMIFIPLLALLVLVALTGLFCWKVAQHRQKQSDLSDTDLMLKASMVGDSTLEDLLSDDCTTGSGSGLPFLVQRTVARQITLVECVGKGRYGEVWRGVWHGESVAVKIFSSRDEQSWFRETEIYNTVLLRHDNILGFIASDMTSRNSSTQLWLITHYHENGSLYDFLQRTALDVETCLGLASSIICGLVHLHVEIFGTQGKPAIAHRDLKSRNILVKSNRQCCIADLGLAVMHSQGSDYLDIGNNPRVGTKRYMAPEVLSEQIRTDCFESYKKTDIWAYGLVLWEITRRTVVNGIVEEYRPPFFDAVPSDPSFEDMKKVVCVDQQTPVIPNRLFSDSVLSALARVMKECWYQSPSARLTALRIKKTLKKLNNSLEKPKPEQ; encoded by the exons ATGCCGTGTGGAGCCGGTGGCCGCGCGGTGCTGGCGCTGATGACTCTGTCCCTCGGCCTCGCAGCCG ACGAGCTGCTGTGCGCCTGCGACGTGCCCTTCTGCAGCCAGCCCACCTGCACGGGCAAGGTGTGCTTCGTCAgcaagaggagggaggaggggaccATCACCCAGCACCGGGGCTGCTTCTCCCAGAACATCCTGGAGCACTGCAACACGCCCGTGACGGAGCAGTACGGCATGAGGTGCTGCGAGTCCCGCATGTGCAACGCCGAGCTGGAGATCTTCCTGCAAG GAGAAGATGCCCTGGGAAAAGTGCCTTCCCTGCCCAACCTCCTCCTGATGATCTTCATCCCGCTGCTCGCCCTCCTCGTCCTCGTGGCACTCACGGGGCTCTTCTGCTGGAAGGTGGCCCAGCACCGCCAGAAGCAGAGTGACCTCAGCGACACTGACCTCATGCTGAAGGCGTCCATGGTGGGAGACAGCACCTTAGAG GACCTGCTGAGCGACGACTGCACCACGGGCAGCGGTTCGGGGCTGCCCTTCCTCGTGCAGAGAACGGTGGCTCGGCAGATCACCCTCGTGGAGTGCGTGG GTAAGGGGCGCTACGGCGAGGTGTGGCGAGGCGTGTGGCACGGGGAGAGCGTGGCCGTGAAGATCTTCTCCTCCCGGGACGAGCAGTCGTGGTTCCGCGAGACGGAGATCTACAACACCGTCCTGCTCCGGCACGACAACATCCTGG gTTTCATCGCCTCTGACATGACATCGAGGAACTCCAGCACTCAGCTGTGGCTCATCACCCACTACCACGAGAACGGCTCCCTCTATGACTTCCTGCAGAGAACGGCCCTGGACGTGGAGACCTGCCTGGGCCTGGCCTCCTCCATCATCTGCGGCCTCGTCCACCTCCACGTGGAGATCTTCGGCACCCAGGGCAAGCCCGCCATCGCCCACCGGGACCTGAAGAGCAGGAACATCCTGGTGAAGAGCAACCGGCAGTGCTGCATCGCTGACCTGG ggctggctgtCATGCACTCCCAGGGCAGCGACTACCTGGACATCGGCAACAACCCCCGGGTGGGCACCAAGCGCTACATGGCCCCCGAGGTGCTGAGCGAGCAGATCCGCACCGACTGCTTCGAGTCCTACAAGAAGACGGACATCTGGGCCTACGGGCTGGTGCTCTGGGAGATCACCCGGCGCACGGTGGTGAACG GAATCGTGGAGGAGTATCGGCCGCCCTTCTTCGACGCCGTCCCCAGCGACCCCAGCTTCGAGGACATGAAGAAGGTGGTGTGTGTGGACCAGCAGACCCCCGTGATCCCCAACCGCCTCTTCTCTGACTCG GTTCTGTCGGCGCTGGCGAGGGTCATGAAGGAGTGCTGGTACCAGAGCCCCTCCGCCCGCCTCACCGCCCTGCGCATCAAAAAGACGCTCAAGAAGCTGAACAATTCCCTGGAAAAGCCAAAGCCGGAGCAGTGA